The DNA segment GTTAAGTAAtacatctaatatatatttctagagTGGGAAACTTTAATTGATAGTTTGTCCAACATGAAATTAATACACTTAAAAACGAAAAGTAAACTCTTCCAATAATAGAGAGAAccttatatcttatataatatgagaagattTTTCTAACTTTGCTTGCCAATACGACACTTGGCGCTCTATATTTGTGACACATGTTTTTCTCACTAATCTTAAAGTAAACATCTTTTTATatacttcattttatttatatcttatatggtgtttacttttaaaataataaatttcacattgttacaaaaatatatttcttcaaacttttagttttaacatataatatacttcctaatgaaagcatataccatataacctaattaaaaaaaaaattgtacttttaaaataaaaattgaagccaaattaatttatgatagactaatttaaaaatagaaaatatgttctaatatatttaaattatcacattgtattcaataatcatatatattgtactaaagacacaactcagatgaaattaaattatatttaatattctataagttacagtttgactgtctttaaaatgtatgtactaaaagaaaataaaaataacataattgcttAATCATCccatgaaataatagaaaactatagtttcacaaaataatttaatggtaattatattatttattttaaagttattagaaaataaagataatatataatctaaaaaacattaaatttgacacacttttcttttcatgatttttttacaaattttaatgcgagatatagtataagatatttcataaatttttatgacaagagccatattttaatatgcattattccaaaaatatatattaagggTGATTACAAGATTAGAGAGTAAATACTAGAGTATGTGATAAATCGTGAATACACTTATTagttattcaaaataatcattggtgattcttctattacctttttaaaaacattaaatttgacacttttttcttttcatgaattttatccaaaatttaatgtgagatatagtataagatatttcaaaaaaatttatgacatgagccatattttaatatgcattattctaaaaaaaattatattaaggGTGATTACAAGATTAGAGAGTACATACTGGAGCATATGATAAATCGTGAATACACTTATTagttattcaaaataatcattGGTGATTCTTCTGCTACCTTTAAAAGAACATTAAATTTGatacattttccttttcatgaattttatccaaaatttaATGCGAGATATAGTGtaagatatttcaaaaaaattacgACATGACccatattttaatatgcattattccaaaaaaattatattaaaggtgattacaagattagagagtaaatatttcaaaatgatcattggtgattcttctgttaccttgtaaaacatattgtctagattcataatctcattagtatagtacaaaattcaagttttaaaagtttagtttattgattggatgaatttgagtcggtctgaattttttttctcacatatcgtattttaaaatcatcaaatctgatggaaaagtcaacatatagatattataagttcaaatatagttaattaaaaaaattattagatataagttaaaaaaaattagaaatgtaGTTATGTCAGAAAAATAATTGGAAGGTATCTATAgttgatatcaatttttttgattttgtcttccCTTCCATCTACACCAATTGACATGTTGgagagtttatttttttgataattaaaaaactataatgAATAATAATAGAGACAAGGACCGATAAATAACCGatcatcatagaagtataacacattttaagcattcatatagagtttctaattcacaagaaatttgttaggaggctaattgaagaaaatcaaaccatAGCAACATATATTGtggagtaaaaaagaaaatcaaatattaagattgagttaaagaatatataaagttgtaaaaccACTCGCAAAgagataaatatttatcaattatttttctttatgattgagactaaaacttaatttttatttatttattttcatggtTAATGAGTTTCGCTAATAATTTTCTGGTTATAGAGATCTAGCGAATCATCATATAAGTCTTCACCGCATCCATATATTAAAGCTTTGGAAAAGATGTAGGGAAAGATGAAATTTATCtagaaatatttgtaaactaTTTTCAATACTCACTTTTCGTTTTGAATGTCTGATAGATGGtctctacacaaacctcatgtgtgctaagactatctccaatatatattctatttttttactctaaaatagagcataCTTTTTTTCAATGTATATAAAATAGAGTTAGTATAAAAAAGTATTGTTGCATATAGAGTAATCCTAccatttactctattttagagtaagatatagagtagggttagagcaaatgttactctataacagagtattgactttaaaatagagtaTGGTTGGAGATCTCtaagaacctaacaatttatcacaaaacaataaaatccaaaacaacaaaactttgagGGATTTAATTACTTCAGTCCAAAAAATTTccgatatgttttgtttattttattttgcgtcCAAACATTAAGAACCATATATAAAGGAacacatattaaacatttttttaaaaattcatattaaaaaatccaattcaaaaatatatttgtaaatttaaggtatatcataattaataaaaattaaagtaaatatatCTCGCGCGATGTGCGAGCCTATTACTAGTAATAAATAAGACTTGGTTAAAGTccatagaataaaaaaaagaattgatactGTTGGTTATAATAAATAAGACTCGGTTATAGTCTATCTAACAAGTCTTTTTCTAACAATGTTATATACCAACTTCcattattaaaatatgtgatactaattataaaaagacttgatttttctctttgataaaaggttttatattgaaagaataaaagaatACAAGGCCGAGACCCAATGGTCGGCTTCTCAGCCCATAGAACTCTAATGTTTGCGATTCTCCAAAGATAATCACGTGAGTTTCGTTCATCGATTATTAGATTCTTTATAATACAAATTAgaaacatgcatgcatgcatttTCGAGTTATAATACAAATTGGAAACATGCATATATGATGTACCttcttttggtttatttcgTTATAGATAGATCTCTTATGGAAACGTACATGAATGGTATGAAGTAAGTCCGTCAGTGTTCTGTAATGCATTTTTTCAtagaaatcaatttttttttttggtttacagtgattatataaaaaaaacaagcatttttttattttttattacagaAAACAAGATACAAACAGACAGACgagttttttttcaatcttacAATAATATTAAGCAAACATGTTTTATTCTTCAAtcgtcttttatttatttatttcttcattCACTTATCGTTGTGGGAAGAACTCCTCCGATCCGATATGGTTGTCACTTAACCAGACCATGCTTTCCATGctgtaaattttcaaaatacatatataagaaactCAGTACTGTTTAGTTTAACCGATAGGGAACTAgcgatttatatatatttgctgcaattcaaagaaacgaaaacgaaaaagaaTATTTTATGAAAGACGAAACgaaaaagaatataaatgaaacaaaaaaaaataaaagaagaagaaaaaagagacgAACCTGCGGTGGATAGAACAGTGTTAACGTCAGCTCCAACGTTCCAGGCAAAGTAACCAAGCAGAACGTTCTGCTTAGCGTATGTCACTTTGGCCGTCACACTCTCAGTATCGTCGTACGCAATCCAAATCTTGTTGGCGAAACAATGATTCCCGACAACCGCGGAGTCATACTTATGTGCTGCTTTCTCATCAGTTATGAACTTCTGTATCTTATCATAGTTTATAGAACCATCCTCAGATACGTCCTCATGTTTGGCTACTCCGGAGGCGGCGGCATGATAGCCGTTATCCATATCGTTTTGGAGAGTCCAGGCATAGCCAACGTATGGAAATCCAAAGACTGCTTTATTCTTGGGAAGTCCGTCCTCAACCCACTTTCTAAAACCAGAGTCGCCGCTTcgatctatatataaatatatcagcCAAATTATCAAATTCTATATCAGTTAAGCCAAAAAGACTACTCACCTAAACATCTCCTCTTTTATTATCTGAATCGTAGGGAAATTATTATGCTTATACCTTCGTCCAAAGAAAAAGCGTGCAGACCGGCGGGTGGAGCGGTAAAGTGGGGGTACGACAGCGGTGTGTAAAGTTCATAGGCTATAATATTAACCCAATCCAAGTTATCTTTCATCACTTTAACCGGGTAGGTAAAAGTCTTGTAAACCGAGGAGTAGTAAACGGCAGCCGTCAACAGCAAAGTCGGTTTGCTGGTGCGTCTGTGCTCGGCGTCAACCGCATATCGCAATTCTCCAACTAGGGCCCCAAAGTCGGTCATCTCAGTCTCATTGTTCGGGTACTCCCAGGCTAAATCGAGACCATTGAATCCGTTTGATCTAGCGATCGAAATCCAAGAATCAATGAACTTTTTCCGTGACTGCTGTTTACTTGCCATGGACGCAAACGCAGAATTGTTTCCAAGTCTTCCGCCGATCGACAAGAGGGTCTTCACCTGATCGTTTCGTATCTTGACAGTTTCAGTGAAGGTGGCAAATCTCTGTGCGTGCACTTCGGAGATAAAAGCTTTGTGGGTGTCAGCGTCGAGATCGGCGAAGGCGCAGAAAAGGTGAGTGAAGAGAGCTGAGGGAATCGTTTGGGCCGAGGTTGCGGGATCCTTGTCCTCTCCATCTGGGTACCAGTACGAAGCTTTTACCACGGAGGGGGCTCCCATTTCCTCATTAGTATCAGCCATTTTTTTGGTCTCAAATTAAGTCTTTTAACAAAATGCTTTCTCTAGCtctgtgtttctttgtttgttgtgcCTTTGTAGTGGTGGTGATACAAACTAAGTGGGTGCTTCCCTTCTCTATTTATAGTGATTTTGGAAAgacatattttgaaatattcaaaagaatAATTCAGACAAATTCAATTATTGAtttcgaaaacaaaaacaaaaagtctttgTTAAATGTTGTGACCATTAATTTACTAAGCTCATTCCAAAGATCCTAATTTTACCatcttatgctttttttttttgcttaattatGTCTGAGATTTATacatatagttttatattaatAGAGGATATGTATACGGTATACCTCTCCACCATAAacattaaaaactaattaataggTCACAAAAGAAAGCCTCCTCCTGTTAATAAATAAACACCTTATATTAACTTATTACGAGTTACTCTTATTTAAATTAGTAATTTCTAATTTAGTTCTATGATATTGTGAAAATCTATATACtatgtaaaacaaatttatc comes from the Camelina sativa cultivar DH55 unplaced genomic scaffold, Cs unpScaffold00551, whole genome shotgun sequence genome and includes:
- the LOC104773479 gene encoding probable endochitinase, yielding MADTNEEMGAPSVVKASYWYPDGEDKDPATSAQTIPSALFTHLFCAFADLDADTHKAFISEVHAQRFATFTETVKIRNDQVKTLLSIGGRLGNNSAFASMASKQQSRKKFIDSWISIARSNGFNGLDLAWEYPNNETEMTDFGALVGELRYAVDAEHRRTSKPTLLLTAAVYYSSVYKTFTYPVKVMKDNLDWVNIIAYELYTPLSYPHFTAPPAGLHAFSLDEDRSGDSGFRKWVEDGLPKNKAVFGFPYVGYAWTLQNDMDNGYHAAASGVAKHEDVSEDGSINYDKIQKFITDEKAAHKYDSAVVGNHCFANKIWIAYDDTESVTAKVTYAKQNVLLGYFAWNVGADVNTVLSTAAWKAWSG